A section of the Candidatus Aminicenantes bacterium genome encodes:
- a CDS encoding DEAD/DEAH box helicase: protein MNGARGYLKPEWLFAADFLSFLKHSREGVVSDCPAELAELVVAAAAMADTRPVIWIVGENERTRDRAERLKAWLGLFGGDERPIAFHLRPFEDPFANSDMQLSAAAHKSDLAAVVNGSGPRPVVISTLSGMAIQLEPPRELAVMAVRVAVGARLLREELIERLARAGYVFRDDAIAPGQVARRGGIIDVFAPGGELPARLEFEGSRLVSLRRFDLETQKSVDSVQSLRLPPLRYFLNYQDLAQYLGDRKEGMRPLDQWLPGARILILDRAGLEAEHDKLLAHFDRIREAVLPDKTSNVCMDALRVNLADRAIIDFNPLQSVDGINPAIRLVRQSLVEMDQESVELLLRRLNAGLELAVASGISSVRRRLDFLGSEFSFLPNDLPAGVENPTGSRMILPYRPWIPSRSRRLTRSPAMRERLLRDIRVGELVTHRSHGIGRFMGIERLTVSGFDRIKRSSTTTEVIVVEYRDRERLYVPVYEADALRPYTAMEGHAPELDRMGGRTWRAKQNRARRSIIPFARELLQLYAQRKAVRGTAFPGDHEWEERLRRGFRFVETADQKRAIHDVLRDLEAFHPMDRLVCGDVSFGKTEVAVRAAFRVILNHRQVAMLCPTTILASQHFQTFRHRFQELPVRLGMLSRLVPAPQRRRVVTQIRDGKVDLVIGTHALLSSHLDFPRLGLLIIDEEQRFGVFQKEKLKQEHPHVDVLTLSATPIPRTLSFSMAGLQDISVIRTPPLGRLAIRNTVTAFRPDILISAVLNEVERNGQVYIVYNDIQGIETFRARLAEWLPEIDVALIHARMRAEVIEKTLLDFINRRTQVLLSTTIIENGIDIPAVNTLVVIHAERFGLTQLYQLRGRIGRGDRRAHAYFLVSASTLSDKAHARLRALREFAELGAGYRLAEFDLHLRGAGSLLGNRQHGHIEALGFDYFMEMLQRTIQDLKGEEDARLPAEINVRFAFSVEPGYIPDIEERVGVYRRVMAARDREELANVRAEVRDRFGRIPPGMDEVFRVAVLRLLIQPLPVTHADVFSERVVLRFREPLAALPAELRGLGLRPLSPGEIEVSPSTYADFMAAASDQVAAGLNVTR from the coding sequence ATGAACGGCGCGCGCGGGTATCTAAAGCCGGAATGGTTGTTTGCGGCGGATTTCCTGTCATTCCTGAAGCATAGCCGGGAAGGCGTGGTTTCAGATTGTCCGGCTGAATTGGCCGAGCTGGTGGTTGCCGCCGCGGCCATGGCGGATACCCGTCCCGTGATCTGGATAGTGGGGGAGAATGAGCGGACCCGTGATCGGGCGGAACGCTTGAAAGCATGGTTGGGGCTTTTTGGAGGTGATGAACGCCCCATAGCCTTTCACTTGCGGCCATTTGAAGACCCCTTTGCAAATTCTGACATGCAATTGTCAGCCGCCGCGCACAAGTCCGACCTGGCGGCGGTCGTCAATGGTTCCGGGCCGCGACCCGTAGTGATCTCGACCCTTTCCGGGATGGCGATTCAGTTGGAGCCGCCACGGGAACTGGCGGTCATGGCCGTGCGCGTAGCGGTTGGCGCGCGCTTGTTGCGGGAAGAATTGATTGAGCGGTTGGCGCGCGCGGGATATGTTTTTCGCGATGACGCAATCGCTCCCGGCCAGGTGGCCCGCCGGGGCGGTATAATAGACGTGTTCGCGCCCGGCGGCGAGTTGCCCGCCCGCCTGGAGTTTGAAGGTTCGCGCCTGGTGTCTTTGCGTCGATTCGATTTGGAAACCCAGAAGTCGGTGGATTCCGTGCAATCGTTGCGCTTGCCGCCCTTGCGGTATTTCCTGAATTATCAGGATTTGGCCCAATACCTGGGTGATCGCAAAGAGGGCATGCGTCCCCTGGATCAATGGCTGCCTGGAGCCCGCATCCTCATCCTGGATCGCGCCGGCCTGGAAGCGGAGCATGATAAACTGCTGGCACACTTTGACCGCATCCGCGAGGCGGTTCTGCCTGACAAAACCAGCAACGTCTGCATGGATGCCCTGCGTGTCAATTTGGCGGACCGCGCCATCATCGATTTCAATCCACTGCAGAGTGTAGATGGAATCAATCCCGCTATCCGGCTGGTGCGGCAAAGCCTGGTGGAGATGGACCAGGAATCCGTCGAACTGCTGCTGCGGCGCCTGAACGCCGGTCTTGAGCTGGCGGTTGCATCGGGAATCTCATCCGTGCGGAGGCGCCTGGATTTTCTCGGATCCGAATTCTCTTTTTTGCCTAATGATCTTCCCGCGGGTGTAGAGAATCCCACCGGTAGCCGCATGATCCTGCCCTATCGTCCCTGGATTCCCAGTCGCTCCCGCAGGCTCACCCGTTCACCGGCCATGCGGGAGCGTCTGTTGCGCGACATCCGCGTGGGCGAACTGGTGACCCACCGCAGCCATGGCATCGGTCGCTTCATGGGAATAGAACGCCTGACAGTCAGCGGCTTTGACCGCATCAAGAGATCTTCGACCACCACGGAGGTGATCGTGGTGGAATACCGTGATCGCGAGCGTCTATACGTCCCGGTATACGAGGCCGACGCTTTGCGTCCTTACACGGCCATGGAAGGCCATGCCCCGGAACTGGACCGCATGGGCGGTCGCACCTGGCGCGCCAAGCAGAACCGGGCCCGCCGCAGCATCATTCCCTTTGCCCGTGAATTACTGCAATTGTACGCGCAACGCAAGGCGGTCCGGGGCACTGCTTTCCCCGGGGACCATGAATGGGAGGAACGCCTGCGGCGGGGCTTTCGCTTTGTGGAAACCGCTGACCAGAAACGCGCCATTCACGATGTGCTGCGTGACCTGGAAGCTTTCCACCCCATGGACCGCCTGGTCTGCGGTGACGTCTCTTTCGGAAAAACCGAAGTGGCGGTGCGCGCGGCTTTCCGCGTGATTCTCAATCATCGCCAGGTGGCCATGCTCTGCCCCACAACCATCCTGGCATCGCAACATTTTCAGACCTTCCGCCACCGCTTTCAGGAACTACCGGTTCGCCTGGGAATGCTTTCCCGGCTGGTGCCCGCGCCTCAGCGGCGGCGAGTTGTCACGCAAATCCGGGACGGCAAGGTGGACCTGGTCATCGGCACTCACGCCTTGCTCAGCAGCCACCTGGATTTTCCCCGCCTTGGTTTGCTCATAATCGATGAAGAACAGCGCTTTGGCGTGTTTCAAAAAGAAAAGCTCAAACAAGAGCATCCCCACGTGGATGTGTTGACCCTCAGCGCCACCCCCATTCCCCGCACCCTCTCTTTTTCCATGGCCGGCCTTCAGGACATCTCAGTGATCCGCACCCCGCCTCTGGGCCGGCTGGCCATCCGCAACACGGTAACCGCGTTCCGTCCCGATATCCTGATCTCCGCCGTGTTGAACGAAGTGGAACGGAACGGACAGGTCTACATCGTGTACAACGATATCCAGGGAATCGAGACCTTCCGTGCCCGCTTAGCGGAGTGGCTCCCCGAGATCGATGTCGCCCTTATCCATGCCCGTATGCGCGCGGAAGTGATTGAAAAGACTTTGCTGGATTTTATCAACCGCCGAACCCAGGTGTTGTTGTCCACCACCATTATCGAGAACGGCATCGATATCCCGGCGGTCAACACGCTGGTGGTGATTCACGCCGAGCGATTCGGGCTTACCCAACTCTATCAATTGCGTGGCAGAATCGGACGGGGCGATCGCCGCGCCCATGCCTATTTCCTGGTCTCTGCCTCGACTCTTTCCGATAAAGCCCACGCCCGGTTGCGGGCCTTGCGCGAGTTTGCCGAGTTGGGCGCAGGTTACCGGCTGGCGGAATTCGACCTGCATTTGCGGGGAGCGGGTTCCCTGCTGGGCAACCGCCAGCACGGGCACATTGAAGCCTTGGGGTTTGATTACTTCATGGAGATGCTGCAGCGCACCATCCAGGACCTGAAGGGGGAAGAGGACGCGCGGCTGCCCGCGGAAATCAATGTTCGGTTTGCGTTTTCGGTGGAACCCGGTTACATTCCCGATATTGAGGAGAGGGTGGGGGTATACCGCCGCGTCATGGCCGCCCGCGACCGTGAGGAACTCGCAAATGTGCGCGCTGAGGTGAGAGACCGTTTTGGACGGATTCCACCCGGAATGGATGAGGTGTTCCGGGTGGCGGTTCTGCGCCTGCTTATCCAACCGTTGCCGGTGACCCACGCGGACGTGTTTTCTGAACGAGTGGTGTTGCGTTTCAGGGAGCCGTTGGCCGCCTTGCCCGCGGAGCTGAGGGGGTTGGGTTTGCGTCCCCTGTCGCCCGGGGAAATCGAAGTGTCTCCTTCAACCTATGCCGACTTCATGGCCGCGGCATCAGACCAGGTTGCCGCCGGCCTCAATGTAACGCGTTAA
- a CDS encoding HAD family hydrolase, translating into MNWKTILLDLDGTLTDPAQGIVRSVLYALEKLGITEPEPGGLVDFIGPPLHQSFARRYGFSRKQAFHAVALYREYFSERGIFENRLYAGIDGLLAGLARRGACLVLATAKPTVYACRILEYFQLAGFFSVVQGSELDGRRTRKLEVVRDALKRVPPGPAVMVGDRGSDIRGARANDISAVGVTWGYARPGELDAAAPDHIVSSIAQLNSLLEGG; encoded by the coding sequence ATGAATTGGAAAACCATCCTTCTTGATCTGGACGGCACGCTGACCGACCCGGCGCAAGGTATTGTCCGTTCCGTGCTTTACGCCCTGGAAAAACTGGGGATCACGGAGCCCGAACCGGGTGGACTGGTTGATTTTATCGGTCCTCCCCTGCATCAATCATTTGCCCGACGCTACGGGTTCAGCCGAAAGCAAGCGTTTCATGCCGTTGCGCTTTACCGGGAATACTTCAGTGAGCGGGGAATTTTTGAAAACCGTTTGTATGCGGGTATCGACGGTCTGTTGGCCGGTCTGGCCCGCCGGGGAGCCTGTCTCGTCCTGGCCACGGCCAAACCCACGGTCTATGCTTGCCGCATCCTGGAATACTTTCAGTTGGCCGGATTTTTTTCCGTCGTGCAGGGATCAGAGCTGGACGGCAGGCGCACCCGCAAGCTTGAGGTTGTGCGTGACGCCCTGAAGCGGGTGCCGCCGGGACCGGCGGTCATGGTCGGCGACCGCGGTAGCGACATCAGGGGAGCCCGGGCCAACGACATTTCTGCGGTAGGTGTGACCTGGGGGTATGCGCGTCCGGGAGAACTGGATGCCGCCGCACCGGACCACATTGTTTCCAGTATCGCTCAGCTAAATAGCCTGCTGGAGGGGGGATGA
- a CDS encoding 4Fe-4S dicluster domain-containing protein has translation MAHVINEECISCGSCEPECPEGAISEGDDRFVIDAALCTDCGTCVDVCPVDAIHPGA, from the coding sequence ATGGCACATGTCATTAACGAAGAATGCATCAGTTGCGGGTCCTGCGAACCCGAATGCCCCGAGGGCGCGATTTCTGAGGGAGATGACCGGTTTGTTATCGATGCCGCCTTGTGTACCGATTGCGGCACCTGCGTGGATGTCTGTCCGGTGGATGCCATCCACCCCGGCGCTTAG
- a CDS encoding cold-shock protein, with protein MPKGRVKWFDDSKGYGFIEVDGANDVFVHYSEIQGTGHRSLMEGQEVEFEVKQGPKGQQAANVTIL; from the coding sequence ATGCCGAAAGGTAGAGTGAAATGGTTTGATGACAGCAAAGGTTATGGCTTTATTGAAGTTGATGGTGCGAACGATGTGTTCGTCCACTACTCTGAGATCCAGGGCACCGGGCACCGCTCTCTGATGGAAGGTCAGGAGGTGGAGTTCGAGGTCAAACAGGGTCCCAAAGGCCAACAGGCCGCCAACGTCACAATCCTGTAA
- a CDS encoding peptidylprolyl isomerase — protein sequence MSEFSDLTAVMNTSKGPIRLRLLANAAPLTVANFVNLALRGYYDGLTFHRVIADFMIQGGCPEGSGRGGPGYHFQDEVDSGLRHDRPGILSMANAGPATNGSQFFITHVATPWLDGKPTVFGAVESDCDQEVVNRISADDTIHTVVIKNDPLPLLRGMADSLANMNAALDRAFPDLKPAPVTA from the coding sequence ATGAGCGAATTTTCCGACCTCACGGCCGTAATGAATACATCGAAGGGACCCATCCGTTTGCGCTTACTGGCGAATGCGGCCCCCCTGACCGTCGCCAATTTCGTCAACCTCGCATTGCGTGGCTATTACGACGGCTTGACATTTCACCGCGTCATCGCAGACTTCATGATCCAGGGCGGATGTCCGGAAGGATCCGGGCGCGGAGGTCCGGGTTACCATTTCCAGGATGAGGTCGATTCCGGCCTGCGCCACGACCGTCCGGGAATTCTCTCCATGGCGAATGCCGGACCGGCCACCAACGGCAGCCAGTTTTTTATCACCCACGTGGCCACGCCCTGGCTGGACGGCAAACCCACGGTATTTGGCGCGGTTGAAAGTGACTGTGACCAGGAAGTGGTCAACCGCATCAGCGCCGATGACACCATACACACCGTGGTAATCAAGAACGACCCGCTTCCCCTGCTACGCGGGATGGCGGATTCCCTGGCAAACATGAATGCCGCCTTGGATCGTGCTTTCCCCGATCTGAAGCCCGCTCCGGTTACGGCTTGA